One genomic window of Paracoccus alcaliphilus includes the following:
- a CDS encoding shikimate dehydrogenase family protein, protein MNAPSRDDTVRLGLIGDNIAASQSPRLHELAGRLTGADVTYQRLIPPERGQDFEQVFEAARAGGFRGLNITYPYKERVVSLVSIPDPHVAALGACNTVLFTADGPQGYNTDWSGFMAGYRRVMGDAAPGIVCMVGAGGVGKAVAFGLLALGMTELRLVERDLSKAEALARALTAADPALKVSATTDVAAGTAGAAGLINCTPVGMVGYEGTPIPADLVRGAEWAFDAVYTPVETQFLRDAAAAGLRIISGYELFFYQGLHAYELFHGKPIAEDILREALTRL, encoded by the coding sequence ATGAACGCGCCCTCCCGTGACGATACCGTGCGCCTTGGCCTGATCGGCGACAATATCGCCGCCTCGCAATCGCCGCGCCTGCATGAGCTGGCGGGCCGTCTGACCGGCGCAGACGTCACCTATCAACGCCTGATCCCGCCAGAGCGGGGCCAGGATTTCGAGCAGGTCTTCGAGGCTGCGCGCGCCGGGGGCTTTCGCGGGCTGAACATCACCTATCCCTACAAAGAGCGGGTGGTGTCTCTGGTCAGTATTCCCGATCCGCATGTCGCGGCGCTGGGGGCCTGCAATACCGTGCTGTTCACCGCCGATGGGCCGCAGGGTTACAACACCGACTGGTCGGGCTTCATGGCGGGTTATCGCCGGGTCATGGGGGATGCCGCGCCCGGCATCGTCTGCATGGTGGGCGCGGGCGGCGTCGGCAAGGCGGTGGCCTTCGGGTTGCTGGCGCTTGGCATGACCGAGCTGCGGCTGGTCGAGCGTGATCTGTCCAAAGCCGAGGCGCTGGCCCGGGCGCTGACCGCCGCCGACCCCGCGCTGAAGGTCAGCGCCACCACCGATGTCGCCGCCGGGACGGCGGGTGCCGCCGGGCTGATAAACTGCACGCCGGTGGGTATGGTCGGCTATGAGGGCACACCGATCCCCGCCGATCTGGTGCGGGGGGCGGAATGGGCCTTTGATGCGGTCTATACCCCGGTCGAGACGCAGTTCCTGCGCGATGCCGCTGCTGCCGGGCTGCGGATCATCAGCGGATACGAGCTGTTCTTCTATCAGGGCCTGCATGCCTATGAACTGTTCCACGGCAAGCCCATCGCCGAGGATATCCTGCGCGAGGCGCTGACGCGGCTGTAA